Genomic DNA from Nonomuraea rubra:
TGCTCCCTGACCAGAGGGCGAGTCATGGCGTTTTTTGATGGACAGGATCAAATCTTCTGACATGGCACGTCCACGCAACCAGACCGAACGCCGCCGCCAGCTCGTGGAGGCCGCGGCCCGGGTCATCGCCGAGCGGGGGCTGGCGGGCCTGCGGATCAGGGACGTCGCCGAGGCGGCGGGCCTCTCGCCGGGCTCGGTGTCCTACTACTTCCCCGATCTGGACGATCTGCTGCTCGACGTGCACCACCACGCCGTCGATCGTTACTACTGGCTGCGGATGCGGGTGGTCGAGAGGTGCGAGGACCCGCGTGACAAGCTCCTCGGCCTGGTCGAGCAGGGAGTCCCCGACGACGCCGCGGACGAGATGGGGCTCGTGCTCTACGAGCTGCACCTCAGCGCCTCCCGCGACAAGGCGCACGCCGTGCTGATGTCGGGCCTCTACGACCGCGAGGTCTCGCTCTACGCGACCGTCCTCGCGTTCGGCGTCAGCGGCGGCGTCTTCGCCCCGATCGGCGACCTGCGCGGCGTCGCGATGAACGCGGTGGCCCTGGAGGACGCCTACGGCCTGCACATCGTCGGGCGCAACCCCGCGGTGGCGCCGCAGGAGGCCAGACGGCTCGTGCGCGCCTACCTGTCGGTCGTGACAGGCTGCGACCTCGAAGCGTGGCACGCGGAGCGGCCCGGGCCAGGAAGGGCGGAGAGGCAGGCATGAGCGACCCCGGTTTCACGCTGGTGCAGTTGCGCTACTTCGCGGCGGCGGCCGAGCTGGGCAGCATGACCAGCGCGGCGCGCGAGCTGATGGTGTCCCAGTCCGCGGTCTCCACGGCGGTGGCGCAGCTGGAGAGGGAGCTCGGCGTGCAGCTGCTGCTGCGGCACCACGCCCGCGGGCTCAGCCTGACCGCGGCGGGCGCGGAGTTCCTGCGCGAGCTGCGCGGCTACCTCGCGCACACCGAGGAGCTGGCCGAGACCGCCCGGTCGGCCGGCCAGGTCCTGATCGGCCGGCTGACCATCGGCTGCTTCGCCACGCTCGGGCCGTTCGAGCTGCCGCGGCTGCTGAGCGCGTGCGAGCGCGACCACCCCGAGATCCAGGTGTCGGTCATCGAGGCCGAGCACGCCACGCTCAAGCAGGCGCTGCGCGCCGGCCGCTGCGAGCTCGCGCTGATGTACGGCTACGACCTCGACGACGACATCGAGTCGGTGCGCATGGGTACGGCTCCGGCGTACGTGCTGGTCGCCAAGGACCACCCGCTCGCCCGCCGCAAGAAGGTGCGGCTGGACGACCTCGCCGGGGAGCCGATGGTGCTGCTCGACCTGCCGCACAGCCGGGACTACTTCGAGCATCTCGTCGAGTCGGCCGGGTTCACGCCGGACGTGCGCCACCGCACCACCGGGTTCGAGACGGTCCGGGCACTGGTGGCCAACGGCCTCGGCTGGTCGGTGCTCAACCAGAAGCCCGCCTCGCCCACGACGTACGACGGCAAGGAGGTCGTCGAGCTGGAGATCCTCGATCCGCTGGAGCCGCTGGACGTCGTCCTGGCCTCGATGAGAGGCGTGCGCCTGACCCGGCGCGCCCAGGCGTTCATCAGGTCCGCGAGGCACGCCCGCGCCCGCTGACCGGCCGGCGGGCCTGCCATGCTTCCCTGCCCGGCCGCTACCCGGCCGCTACCAGGCCTCGTGCACGGGCACGCCGTCGGCGAACGTGGCCCGCACCCGCAGCGACGACAGGTCCCGGGGGCCGACCGCGAACGGGTCGCCGTCCAGCAGCACCAGGTCCGCGGCCTTG
This window encodes:
- a CDS encoding TetR/AcrR family transcriptional regulator is translated as MARPRNQTERRRQLVEAAARVIAERGLAGLRIRDVAEAAGLSPGSVSYYFPDLDDLLLDVHHHAVDRYYWLRMRVVERCEDPRDKLLGLVEQGVPDDAADEMGLVLYELHLSASRDKAHAVLMSGLYDREVSLYATVLAFGVSGGVFAPIGDLRGVAMNAVALEDAYGLHIVGRNPAVAPQEARRLVRAYLSVVTGCDLEAWHAERPGPGRAERQA
- a CDS encoding LysR family transcriptional regulator, encoding MSDPGFTLVQLRYFAAAAELGSMTSAARELMVSQSAVSTAVAQLERELGVQLLLRHHARGLSLTAAGAEFLRELRGYLAHTEELAETARSAGQVLIGRLTIGCFATLGPFELPRLLSACERDHPEIQVSVIEAEHATLKQALRAGRCELALMYGYDLDDDIESVRMGTAPAYVLVAKDHPLARRKKVRLDDLAGEPMVLLDLPHSRDYFEHLVESAGFTPDVRHRTTGFETVRALVANGLGWSVLNQKPASPTTYDGKEVVELEILDPLEPLDVVLASMRGVRLTRRAQAFIRSARHARAR